The sequence GCACGGCGAGGTAGGAGGCGTCCAGGTCGAGCAGCGCCGCGGTGATGTCGTCTGCGATCGCGCCGCCGTGCGGCAGCGGGTTGCCGCTGCGGGTGCGTGGGGTGCGCCGCAGCAGGATGTCGGTGAGGGCGTCGCGCGGCAGCATCGGCAGCCCGGCGGCCACCGCGGCCGCGGTTTCCTCGATCGACTCCTCCAGCGGTTTGGTGTTGATCGGCGGACCCGGAGTCAGCGCGAACGGCAGCCGATCGAACACATCGCCGTTCTTCGGCTGCTTCTCGACGACGACGACTTCGGTCGGCACCTCCGGGTCGTTGCATCCGGTAATCGTGACGGCGCCGAACCCACGGCGGTCCGGATCGTCGGTGAGCCCCTCGGGGGCGGGCGGGTCGTAGAGCGCGTACATGTCGCGAGCCAGTTCGCCGTTGGCGAGCTCGCCGTAAAGCCGTAGATGCCGCTGTGGTTTGCGCGCTTTCGGCGGCCGATGCCAGTCGTGTTCGATCTCCACCCGGTCGGCGATGAACACGTCGCCGTCGTCGGCCCACTCGTCGACGGGATTGTTGACCCGGTCGAAGTGGCTCCACCAGAACGGCTTGTGCTCGCGGCGGTGATATCCGCGGGCGGCGGCGAACATCGCGACCGCGGCCTGCTCCGGCGTGCGCCCTTCGACACCGTCGCCGGCGAACTTGAGCAGTCGGCGTTCGAGGTCGTCGCCGATCTCGATGGCCGTTTCGTCGTCGCGCACCGGCTGCGGTCCGCGCACGGGCACCCCGGTCTCGATGGCGCGGGCCATCAGCCACTCGCGCAACCGGCGCGTCGAGCGGCAGTCGTAGAGGTTGTAATCCTCGATCTGCTTGAGCACGGCGGCGGCTTCGGCGGTGTGTCCCTCGTCGCGCAGCGCGCAGTAGCGCGCGTACTGGGTGATGGAGTCCGCGGCCGTGGTCACCTCGCCGCTGCGTAGCTCCTTGCCCATGTACAGCGGCTCCAGCGACTTGATGCTGTAGTTTTCCGTTCCGACGCGAATGCTCTTGCGCACCAACGGATACAGGTCGACAAGCACACCGTTGCGCAGCAGTTCGTCGACATCGTTCTCGCCCACGCCGTAGCGCCCGGCCAGACGCAGCAGGGTGCTCTTCTCGTAGGCCGCGTAGTGGTAGATGTGCATGCCGGGGTAGCGCCGCAGCCGCTTGCGCACCATGGCAAGGAAGTCGATCAGCGCCTGGCGCTCGCTGGTCCGGTCGTGCGCCCAGAACGGGGTGAATTCGCCCCCGACGGTCAACACACCCCACAGGTACTCCAGGCCCCACTCGCGGCCGTCGGCGGTCCACAGCGGGTCGCCTTCGAAGTCGAAGAACAAATCGCCCTTGTTCTCGTCCGGCAGCACCATCAGCGGTTGCGGGTCCACCACCTCGTAGGCGGGTTTGCCGTCGACCATCGGCATCAGCTGCAGCCGGGCCTGGTCCCGCAGCGCGGTCAGCGCCCGCGACGACAGCTCGGGCACCGGCCCCTCGTGCCGCGCGAGCTCGGTGACGGTCGTGATGCCCGCGTCGAGGAGCCGGGCGCGCTGACTGATCCGCATACCCGCGACGAGCAGCAGGTCGTCGTGCGCCCGCACCTGAAGCTCGCACTCGGGGCAGCGGAAACACGCCCGCACGGTCTCGTCGTCCCAGGCGACGGGCTCGCCGCCGACGAGGTGCTCGTCGAGCAGGCGCTGCAGAGCGGCGCGCCTGCTTTCGTACACCGGAAGCAGTTCGTCGACGCGGTACTCGACAATGGCGCCGTCGCCGAGCATCAACTCAACGACCGGTGCCACCGGGACACCGGCGCGGGCCAACGTGTCGGCGTAGGCGGCGAGTTGCAATAGCGCCTCGACCTTGACCGAACGGGCCAGCTTGGTGTCGCGCAGCCGGTATGCGTCGCCCTCGAGGATGAGGAAGTCGGCGAACCCGGCGAACCGGCCGTCGAACATCGCGGCCTGGTAGATGACCGGTGCGCGGCGCTGCACGGCGCGCATGGTGGCCTCTGCGGCCGCGGTCAGTCCCGCCGCGGTGTAGCTGGGTCTGTCGATGATCGCGACGTCGGCGTGGCCCCGCAGCTCGTCGAGATGGCGTTGCTCGTGCTGGTCGCCGAGCTCGGCGGTGCGGGCCAATAGTTCGTCTTCGACCGCCACGGCAGGACCGCGGCCCAGCTTTTCGTCGAACGCGCGCAGCAGCGCGTACTCGCAGCGCGCGGCCGCCGCGAGGTCCGAGGCGCTGTAGATGACGCGGTCGTCGGTGACGAACACGCTGCCACTGTAAGCGAGCCGCCCGACACCACCTCCTGGCGCGAACGTGGGTTACCCGCACGCCTTGAGCGCGTTGGGCGTGTCGCGAGCCCACACTCGTCGATCCCCAACGCCGACAGCACCTCCTGGCGCGAACGTGGGTTACCCGCACGCCTTGAGCGCGTTGGGTGTGTCGCGAGCCCACACTCGTCGATCCCCAACGCCGCATCCACCTGCTGGCGCGAACGTGGGTTACCCGCACGCCTTGAGCGCGTTGGGTGTGTCGCGAGCCCACACTCGTCGATCCCCAACGCCGCATCCATCTCCTGGCGCGAACGTGGGTTACCCGCACGCCTTGAGCGCGTTGGGCGTGTCGCGAGCCCACATTCGTCGATCCCCAACGCCGCATCCATCTCCTGGCGCGAACGTGGGTTACCCGCACGCCTTGAGCGCCATGGGCGTGTCGCGAGCCCACACTCGTCGATCCCCAACGCCGCATCCATCCACAGCCGTGGCCGTCGTCGCCGGCGCACCGGCCGATCGTGTGAGACCCGCCGCCGACGGTGACCCCATGAACACGGAATCGATGCCGTTCATCGGCACGGAAGCGGTGGCGGCCGGAACTGCGACCAGGCGGACCTTGGTCAGCCGCCATCAGATGATCTATCGCAACGTCTACTTGCCGAAGGCGGTCGAGCTGACGCCCGAGCGGCGCGCGGTCGCCGCGTGGCTGTGGTCCAACCGCAACGCCACCCTCGCCGGGATGTCCGCTTCAGCGCTCTACGGATCGCGCTGGATCGACGAAAAGCTGCCGGCGGAGTTGATCCGTCGTGAGGCCTGCCCGGTCGAGGGGATTCTGATCCACCGCAACAAGTTGCGCGACGACGAGTTCGTCATCGTGGGACGAATGCCGGTGACGACACCGGCGCGGACGGCATTCGACCTCGGGCGCAGACCTGGACTCGAGAGCGCGACCATCCGAATCGACGCGCTGGCCAACGCCACCGGTCTCAAGGCCGTCGACGTCGAGCGCCTGGCCGATATCCGTCGTGGGGCCCGCGGCATCGTGCAGTTGCGGCGCGTGTTGGAGTTGATGGACAGCGGTTCTGAGTCACCGCAGGAAACGCGGACCCGCCTGCTGCTGACCGCTGCCGGGTTTCCGCGACCGCAGACGCAGATGGCCGTCATCGATGAGTCCGGTTCGTTCGTTGCCCGCGTCGACATGGGGTGGGAGGAATTTCAGGTCGGCGCCGAATACGACGGAGCCCAACACTGGGACGACCCCGAGCAACACGCGTACGACATCGATCGCCTGGCTAACCTTGCCGCCGAGGGCTGGCTCATCATCCGCGTGAGCCGAGATCTGCTGCGGTATCGACCGCATGTCTTTCTCGCCCGCGTGCGCGACGCGATGAAGGCGCGGGGCTGGCCGGATGCGGACCGGATCCGGCTCGACGCACGCATCTCCTGGCTAGACCGTTAGGCGGGCGAGTGTGGGCTCGCGACACGCCCAACGCGCTCAAGGCGTGCGGGTAACCCACGTTCGTCGATCTCGGCGGGTGAAGAAGCCCGATCAGCCCGGGGTGTTGCCGATCAGCTCCACGCCGTTGCCGTTCCACCGGAACTTCACCACGCTGTCCAAGCCGGGCACGCCGTTGGAGTAGCGCAGCGCGACGGTGTCACCGGTGCTGGCGGTCGCATCGATGCCGTTGAACCCGTAGGTGTCGGGCACCCCGTCGGGAATGAACTTGCCGTGGTGAAACATCACCGCGCGGGTGTTGGGGTTCTCGGCGTTGGTGTTGGCCTTCACGATCACCACCGACAGCGGCGCGCATTCGTTGTAGTTGCCCGCCAGCGGCTCGGGGCTCCACGCCTGGTTGCTGCGCGGATCGCGAGGCAGCTCCGAGACCGCCCTGGCGATCTCGGGCGCGGCGAGGTTGACCTCGCAGGGGTCCGCGGCCGCCGTCGTGCTCGGTGCCACCGGGGGCAGCGACGACGGCGCCGCCGCTGCCGAGGGAGGCGACGCCGTCGGGCCCGGCGTCTTGGAGACGGTGGAGTCGCCCGACCCACAGCCGGCAAGGACAGCTGCCGCTACCGCGAGGAGACTGCAGAACCGAACCGTGCACTTCACCTAACCCACCCTCGCAAATCGCGGCGGGCAGATCGCGGCGACACACCGCTGCCGGACGTGACCGCTGCGACGCGGACCGAGTGACCTGCGTACGGGCATTAGAATCGCTAGACGATGACGTCCTTCGAGTCGGACCCAGACCAGGCCCCTCCGACTTCCGATCCAACATTTTCTGACCTGCAGATTCACCCACTGGTGCTGCAGGCTGTCGCCGACGTCGGATACGAGACGCCGTCGGCCGTGCAGGCCGCCACCATCCCGGCGATGATGGCGGGCTCCGACGTGGTCGGGCTGGCCCAGACCGGCACCGGCAAGACGGCCGCGTTCGCGATCCCGATCCTGTCGAAGATCGACCCCGACAGCCGCGCCACCCAGGCGCTGGTGCTGGCTCCGACCCGCGAATTGGCGCTGCAGGTGGCCGAGGCGTTCGGCCGCTACGGCGCGCACCTACCCCAGGTCAACGTGCTGCCCATCTACGGTGGCTCCTCCTACGGTCCGCAGTTGGCCGGGCTCAAGCGCGGCGCGCAGATCGTCGTCGGCACCCCTGGCCGGGTGATCGATCACCTGGAGAAGGGTCGCCTCGACCTCTCGACGCTGGACTACCTGGTGCTCGACGAGGCCGACGAAATGCTGCAGATGGGCTTCGCCGAGGACGTCGAGCGCATCCTCGCCGACACCCCGGAGTACAAGCAGGTGGCGCTGTTCTCGGCGACGATGCCACCCGCGATCCGCAAGATCACCACGAAGTACCTGCACGACCCGGTCGAGGTCACGGTCAAGGCGAAAACAGCCACCGCGGAAAACATTTTGCAGCGCTACATCCAGGTCGCCGGGCACCGCAAGATGGATGCGCTCACGCGGGTGCTCGAGGTGGAACAGGGCGACGCGATGATCGTGTTCGTCCGCACCAAGCAGGCCACCGAGGAGGTGGCCGAAAGGCTCAGGGCGCGAGGATTTTCCGCGGCCGCCATCAACGGCGACATCCCGCAGGCGCAGCGTGAGCGAACGATCGCCGCGCTGAAGGACGGCAGCATCGACATCCTCGTCGCCACCGATGTGGCCGCGCGCGGGCTCGACGTCGACCGGATCTCACACGTCCTGAACTACGACATCCCGCACGACACCGAGTCATACGTGCACCGCATCGGGCGCACTGGGCGGGCGGGCCGGTCGGGCACAGCGCTGTTGTTCGTCACGCCCCGAGAACGCCACCTGCTCAAGGCCATCGAGAAGGCCACTCGCTCCAAGCTCGTCGAAATCGACCTCCCGACGGTCGAGGACGTCAACGCGCAGCGGGTCGCCAAGTTCCGCGATTCGATCACCGACGCGCTCAATGCCCCCGGAGTCGACCTGTTCCGCAGCATGATCGAGGACTACGAACGTGAGAACAACGTTCCGATGGTCGACATCGCCGCTGCCCTCGCGGCGCAGTCGCGCGACGGCGAGCAGTTCCTGATGTCGGAACCGCCGCCGGAGAAGCGCCGACGCGACGACCGTCCGGAACGCCCCGACCGCGGCCCGAAGCGCCCCCGCCGGTCCGGGCAGGACTTCGCGACGTATCGCATCGCGGTGGGTAAGCGGCACAAGGTGAGCCCGGGTGCGATCGTCGGCGCCATCGCCAACGAGGGCGGTCTGCACCGCAGCGATTTCGGGCACATCTCGATCCGGCTCGATCATTCGCTGGTGGAGCTGCCTGCCAAGCTGCCCCGGGAAACGGTGAAAGCCTTGGAGCGCACCCGCATTCAAGGCATACTGATCAACCTGCAACCCGACCGTCCGCCACGCAAGGGCGGCAAACCCAACCGCAAATCGAAATGACACTGTCCCGCGGTCTGGACGCGCAAGGCGGCCTGGAGTCCGTCAGCAGGCCGGAACGGGTCGCCTCGCTCACCGGCATCCGGGCCGTCGCTGCGCTGTTGGTGATGCTCACCCACGCTGCCTACACGACGGGCAAATATCCGCAGGGTTACGTCGGCCTGGTGTATTCGCGCATGGAGATCGGCGTGCCGATCTTCTTCGTGCTCAGCGGATTCCTGTTGTTCGGGCCGTGGGTGAAGGCCGCCGCGTCGGACCGGCCGGGGCCGTCGGTCCGACGCTACGCCTGGCGCCGGGTTCGCCGCATCATGCCCGCCTACATCGTCACGGTGCTGGCGGCCTACCTCGTCTATCACTTCCGCACCGCCGGGCCCAATCCCGGTCATACCTGGGAAGGGCTGTTTCGTAACCTGACGCTCACCCAGATCTACACCGACAATTATCTGTATTCGTTTCTGCACCAAGGTCTTACGCAGATGTGGAGCTTGGCCGTCGAGGTGGCGTTCTACGCTGTGCTTCCGCTGCTGGCCGTCCTGCTGCTGGCAGTGTTGTGCCGACGTCGATGGCGGCCCGGGCTGCTGTTGACCGGCCTGGGCGGGCTGGCGTTGATCTCGCCGGCATGGCTGGTGCTGGTGCACACCACCCACTTCCTGCCCGACGGAGCCAAGCTGTGGTTGCCGACGTATCTGGCGTGGTTCGTCGGCGGCATGGTCTTGGCGGCGTTGCAGCCGCTCGCTGTGCGGGCGTACGCGTTGGCGTGTATTCCGCTGGCCGTGATCTGCTACCTCATCGCGTCGACGCCGATCGCCGGGGAGCCCACCACCTCACCGACCGAGTTACGTGAGGCGCTGGCCAAGACGGCGTTCTATGCGGTGATCGCCACGCTGGTGGTGGCGCCGCTGGCGTTGGGGGACCGCGGACTGTATTCGAGGCTGCTTGCCAGCCGGCCGATGGTGTTCCTCGGCGAGATCTCCTACGAGATCTTCCTCATCCACCTGATCACCATGGAGCTGGTGATGGTGGAGATCGTGCGCTACCCGATCTACACCGGCTCCGTTTTCTGGCTGTTCGTGATCACGTTCGTGGTCACGGTGCCGCTGGCCTGGCTGTTGCATCGGTTCACTCGCGTACGAGACGGGTAGCCTAGTTCTTAGGTTAAGCTGCCCTAAGAAATCGATCCATTGAGGGGCTGTTGCATATGTCCGACAAGAAGCCGACGCGCGGGTTCCAGGGCGCGGTTCTCAAGCTGCTGCGTGCGGGCGATTACCAACTGACCGTCCTCGGCCGGCGCGAGGTCACCCAGCACTACCTGCGGCTGAGCTTCTCCGCCGGCGGCATGCTCGCCGACCGGCCGCTGCATCCGACGATGTGGATCCGGATGTGGTTCGCCGACGGCGAGAAGCAGCACCAGCGCGGTTTCACGCTGGTCAACCCCAATCCGGAAGCCGATACCGTCGACATCGAGTTCGCGCTGCACGACGGCATCGCCTCGCAGTGGGCGCAGAACGCGCAGCCCGGCGACACCATCGAGGTCACGGTCCTCGGCAGCAACTTCACGCTGCCCGAGCCCCAACCGGCGGGCTATGTCATCGTCGGGGACACGGCGTCGTTGCCGGCGATCAACTCGCTGCTCCAGGCGATCGGCGACACCCCGGCGCGGGTGTACCTCGAGGCCAGCCACGACGACGACAAGCAGTTGCCCGTGGCGCGCAGCGCCGATGTGGTGTGGGTGGACCGCAAGAACGCCGGCGAAGCGTTGGTGCAGGCCGTCAGCTCAGCGGCGTTCGACGCCTCCGATCACTTCGGTTGGGTGGCCTGCGACAACCGCACCACCCGCGCGGTCGCCAAGGTGTTCCGCGAGGACTACAAGATCCCCAAGAAGTCCATCAAGGCGCAGGCGTACTGGGTGGCCTGACGCGCTACTGGGTGGCCGAAGAGCTCGGCACCATGATCGGCATGACGAACTCTTCGAGCATCGAGCGCTCGTCGGCCTCGTCGTGACCCGGGAACACCAGCAGTGACGTCATCACCCGCACCAGCCAGCGCGCGCGGTGCGCCACCACGTCGGGCTCGTCGGGCGCCAGCGAGATGACGAACGCCTCGGTCAGCGCCCTGATGACCTCTGACTGCTCGGCCATGTCGGCGCCGATCGGCCGCTGTGTCTTGGCGAACCACGATGCCAGCGCGGGACTTTCACGCACATTGCGCAGTGACGCCATCATGCCTTCGATGAGGCGTTCGCGCGGGTCTGCCACCGAGGCGACCTGATCGGTCATCTCGCGGTAGAGCCGGTAGGCCTCCCGGTGTACATACGCGGTGTAGAGCGCGTCGCGGCTGTCGAAGTACCGATACAGCGTCGCGCGCGAACACCCTGCCGCCGAGGCGATTTCATGCATCCCCACGGCGGCGGCCTCTTTCTGCGCGAACAGCTCGCCCGCCGCGTCCAGGATCCGGTCCGCCGCGACCTCCGTGCGTCGCGCAGCCAGCCAATCACCCGCCATCAGCGGGTCACCTTGAACGGGACGGACAGCGGCCGTCGCACGTAACTTCCTCCGGCCCAAACGATTCCGTCTTCGTCGACCTCGAACTCGGGGATCCGGGCCAGCAGCTCGGTGAGCGCGACGCGCGACTGCATCCGGGCCGCGGCGGCGCCCAGGCAGTGGTGCGCGCCGTGGCTGAAGGTCAGGATGCTGCTCGGCCTGCGGGTGACGTCGAGCTCGGCGGCGTCGTCGCCGTACTGCCGTTCGTCGCGGTTGGCCGACGCGTACAAGAACATCACCCGCCGGCCTTCGGGAACTGTGGTGTCGCGGATCGTGACGTCGCGGGTGACTGTGCGGCCCAGCATCTGCACCGGGGAGGTCAGCCGCAGGAACTCGTCGATGGAAACCGGTATCAGTTCGGGGTTTTCGACCAGCAGCCGGCGTTGGTCGGGGCGCTGATGCAGCAGCTGGACCGAGCCGCCGAGCATGCCGGTGGTGGTGTCGTTGCCCCCGGTGACCATCGTGAACGTGAACGCCAGGATCGACAGCACGCCGGAGATGTCACCGTCGGCGCCGACTCCCGCGGAGACCAGGTGTGAGACGGTGTCGTCTTCGGGTTCGACGCGGCGGCGTTCGATCAGCGCGGTGAAGTACGCCATCATCTCGCCGAGCGCGTCCCCGGCGGTGCCCAACGCCCCCGCGACCCCGCCGCTGGCGGTGCTCGCGGCCACGATGGCGTCGGTCCAGCCGTCGAACTTGTTGCGGTCTGCCTCGGGCACCCCGAGGTAGTGCGCGACGACCATCGACGGCAGCGGTTTGAACAGCTCGGCGACGATGTCCCCGCCGCCGTTTCGCCGAATGCGTTCGATTCGTTCGACGACGAACTCGCGCACCTTGGGCTCGACCGCCTCGACTTGGCGCGGCGTGAATCCGCGCGCCACCAGCTTGCGGAACTCGGTGTGCTCGGGCGGGTCCTGCATCACCATCGGCGGATTGTCGGCCAGCCCGATGAGCTCGAGCTCGCCGTAGTTGACCGTCAGCCCCTGCGCGGACGAGAACGTCTCGTGGTCGCGCGCGGCCGCCCAGATGTCGGCGTGCCGGGACAGCACGTAGTAATCGTGATTGGGTCTGCCCTCGGGGACGACGTGGTGCACGGGATCGTGGTCCCGCAACGCCTTGTACTCCTCCCACGGAGACGCCCAGGTGTCGGCATCCCGAAGTTGAAAGCGGACCGGCGAATTGTGAGACAGAGTCGCTGTCATGTCTCATTCGTATGACATGACCCAGGAC comes from Mycolicibacterium pulveris and encodes:
- a CDS encoding DEAD/DEAH box helicase yields the protein MTSFESDPDQAPPTSDPTFSDLQIHPLVLQAVADVGYETPSAVQAATIPAMMAGSDVVGLAQTGTGKTAAFAIPILSKIDPDSRATQALVLAPTRELALQVAEAFGRYGAHLPQVNVLPIYGGSSYGPQLAGLKRGAQIVVGTPGRVIDHLEKGRLDLSTLDYLVLDEADEMLQMGFAEDVERILADTPEYKQVALFSATMPPAIRKITTKYLHDPVEVTVKAKTATAENILQRYIQVAGHRKMDALTRVLEVEQGDAMIVFVRTKQATEEVAERLRARGFSAAAINGDIPQAQRERTIAALKDGSIDILVATDVAARGLDVDRISHVLNYDIPHDTESYVHRIGRTGRAGRSGTALLFVTPRERHLLKAIEKATRSKLVEIDLPTVEDVNAQRVAKFRDSITDALNAPGVDLFRSMIEDYERENNVPMVDIAAALAAQSRDGEQFLMSEPPPEKRRRDDRPERPDRGPKRPRRSGQDFATYRIAVGKRHKVSPGAIVGAIANEGGLHRSDFGHISIRLDHSLVELPAKLPRETVKALERTRIQGILINLQPDRPPRKGGKPNRKSK
- a CDS encoding cytochrome P450, with protein sequence MTATLSHNSPVRFQLRDADTWASPWEEYKALRDHDPVHHVVPEGRPNHDYYVLSRHADIWAAARDHETFSSAQGLTVNYGELELIGLADNPPMVMQDPPEHTEFRKLVARGFTPRQVEAVEPKVREFVVERIERIRRNGGGDIVAELFKPLPSMVVAHYLGVPEADRNKFDGWTDAIVAASTASGGVAGALGTAGDALGEMMAYFTALIERRRVEPEDDTVSHLVSAGVGADGDISGVLSILAFTFTMVTGGNDTTTGMLGGSVQLLHQRPDQRRLLVENPELIPVSIDEFLRLTSPVQMLGRTVTRDVTIRDTTVPEGRRVMFLYASANRDERQYGDDAAELDVTRRPSSILTFSHGAHHCLGAAAARMQSRVALTELLARIPEFEVDEDGIVWAGGSYVRRPLSVPFKVTR
- a CDS encoding TetR/AcrR family transcriptional regulator; translated protein: MAGDWLAARRTEVAADRILDAAGELFAQKEAAAVGMHEIASAAGCSRATLYRYFDSRDALYTAYVHREAYRLYREMTDQVASVADPRERLIEGMMASLRNVRESPALASWFAKTQRPIGADMAEQSEVIRALTEAFVISLAPDEPDVVAHRARWLVRVMTSLLVFPGHDEADERSMLEEFVMPIMVPSSSATQ
- a CDS encoding TM0106 family RecB-like putative nuclease; its protein translation is MFVTDDRVIYSASDLAAAARCEYALLRAFDEKLGRGPAVAVEDELLARTAELGDQHEQRHLDELRGHADVAIIDRPSYTAAGLTAAAEATMRAVQRRAPVIYQAAMFDGRFAGFADFLILEGDAYRLRDTKLARSVKVEALLQLAAYADTLARAGVPVAPVVELMLGDGAIVEYRVDELLPVYESRRAALQRLLDEHLVGGEPVAWDDETVRACFRCPECELQVRAHDDLLLVAGMRISQRARLLDAGITTVTELARHEGPVPELSSRALTALRDQARLQLMPMVDGKPAYEVVDPQPLMVLPDENKGDLFFDFEGDPLWTADGREWGLEYLWGVLTVGGEFTPFWAHDRTSERQALIDFLAMVRKRLRRYPGMHIYHYAAYEKSTLLRLAGRYGVGENDVDELLRNGVLVDLYPLVRKSIRVGTENYSIKSLEPLYMGKELRSGEVTTAADSITQYARYCALRDEGHTAEAAAVLKQIEDYNLYDCRSTRRLREWLMARAIETGVPVRGPQPVRDDETAIEIGDDLERRLLKFAGDGVEGRTPEQAAVAMFAAARGYHRREHKPFWWSHFDRVNNPVDEWADDGDVFIADRVEIEHDWHRPPKARKPQRHLRLYGELANGELARDMYALYDPPAPEGLTDDPDRRGFGAVTITGCNDPEVPTEVVVVEKQPKNGDVFDRLPFALTPGPPINTKPLEESIEETAAAVAAGLPMLPRDALTDILLRRTPRTRSGNPLPHGGAIADDITAALLDLDASYLAVHGPPGTGKTYTSARVIERLVNAHGWRIGVVAQSHAVVENLFADVLEAGVDGAHVAKKLNTVNCGWTELTNPEFATFIDEHTTRGVGCVVGGTGWDFANATKIPRRSLHLLVIEEAGQYSLANTIAVAPAASNLMLLGDPQQLPQVSQGTHPEPVDRSALGWLVDGRHTLPSELGYFLDRSFRMHPAVCSAVSRLSYDNRLQSFDEVTTARVLDGHAPGLRVLTVDHDGNSTESPEEADAIVAEIGRLLGTPWTDRDRPPEPLAQRHVLVVTPYNAQVVTLRRRLDAAGYPDIEVGTVDKFQGRQAPMVFVSMAASSADDAPRGIAFLLNRNRLNVAVSRAQYLCVIVRSPLLTDYLPTTPDRLVELGAFLSLAPCDTPDR
- a CDS encoding LppP/LprE family lipoprotein, which codes for MKCTVRFCSLLAVAAAVLAGCGSGDSTVSKTPGPTASPPSAAAAPSSLPPVAPSTTAAADPCEVNLAAPEIARAVSELPRDPRSNQAWSPEPLAGNYNECAPLSVVIVKANTNAENPNTRAVMFHHGKFIPDGVPDTYGFNGIDATASTGDTVALRYSNGVPGLDSVVKFRWNGNGVELIGNTPG
- a CDS encoding siderophore-interacting protein — protein: MSDKKPTRGFQGAVLKLLRAGDYQLTVLGRREVTQHYLRLSFSAGGMLADRPLHPTMWIRMWFADGEKQHQRGFTLVNPNPEADTVDIEFALHDGIASQWAQNAQPGDTIEVTVLGSNFTLPEPQPAGYVIVGDTASLPAINSLLQAIGDTPARVYLEASHDDDKQLPVARSADVVWVDRKNAGEALVQAVSSAAFDASDHFGWVACDNRTTRAVAKVFREDYKIPKKSIKAQAYWVA
- a CDS encoding acyltransferase family protein — encoded protein: MTLSRGLDAQGGLESVSRPERVASLTGIRAVAALLVMLTHAAYTTGKYPQGYVGLVYSRMEIGVPIFFVLSGFLLFGPWVKAAASDRPGPSVRRYAWRRVRRIMPAYIVTVLAAYLVYHFRTAGPNPGHTWEGLFRNLTLTQIYTDNYLYSFLHQGLTQMWSLAVEVAFYAVLPLLAVLLLAVLCRRRWRPGLLLTGLGGLALISPAWLVLVHTTHFLPDGAKLWLPTYLAWFVGGMVLAALQPLAVRAYALACIPLAVICYLIASTPIAGEPTTSPTELREALAKTAFYAVIATLVVAPLALGDRGLYSRLLASRPMVFLGEISYEIFLIHLITMELVMVEIVRYPIYTGSVFWLFVITFVVTVPLAWLLHRFTRVRDG